A genomic segment from Alistipes senegalensis JC50 encodes:
- a CDS encoding outer membrane beta-barrel protein, with translation MKRILLTALLTFCTAAAFAQRGSVTATVVNADTGESVAGAVLIVSPVKTPEKQQGFTSAFKGAVSMPSLAYGEYKLSVSFIGYNNLDTTFRVSAPKLNLGVLKLKPGVQIETVVKEAKALRTSQKGDTVSYNAGAFKVVADADVEGLLKKMPGITVTDGTVEAQGETVKKIFVDGKEFFGEDVTTAIKSLPAEAVDRVEVYNKLSDAAEFSGMDDGEGYKALNIVTRPGMRQGQFGKLYAGFGYDADTETEDKFKYIAGGNANIFSGDSRISLIGLFNNVNQQNFSFEDILGVSGSGGGGRRGSVGQYMMRPQSGVATVNAIGINYSDSWGKRDQVTFQGSYFFNNTNTENRSTVEKWYEAPMRLDTLMTNGYSDTKGYNHRFNARLEWKISENQNLMIRPRFSYQSNDPWSRTTGWQFGAPADGGSGYSRTDNFSDALRHGYNVGTSAVYRAKLGKNGRTITLDGSFSYSDNTNNSNSWSNVLGTLPDRPAIDPATGVWNPENYTELRYLRNLAPSSSYSLRGSLTYTEPVAKYAQVSFQYRVSYNSQERDKRSYITGDDFSIAGLIPDRSLSNSYESGYLTQSVGPGFRFSKERNTFIANVYYQRSALDGQIVRDDAEKIKHAYNNVTYFMMGQLNINRENSLRLFVSSYTDSPSITDLQSVYDVSDAQNITHGNPNLKPTYSHRVNFHYTNSNVEKGRTFMWMFSMNTTLDYTASHLVQRPGDITIDGQLYTPNFYSTTTNLDGYWQLRTHLSYGLPIGFLKSNFNVMAGVVYTKTPSMLGGTVDAATGMISGGDRNDTKNMGYDFRAVLGSNISENVDFTLSWNGTYNEATNSLNTDKSKNRYFNHTAQGNLKVVFPLGFTFTASAAYSQYIGFTNDYSEDYLLCNAWLGKKVFRNKRGEVMIGVNDLLNQNRAFSRTTGSGYTQNSTNSVIGRYYMVQFTYNLRRFGKKGSRNLKDYGVEQQSGSQRRMGPGGPGGPPPGGFHGGGPGGF, from the coding sequence ATGAAAAGAATACTACTGACTGCCCTGCTGACGTTCTGTACGGCAGCGGCTTTCGCCCAGAGGGGCAGCGTGACGGCCACGGTCGTCAATGCCGACACCGGGGAAAGCGTCGCCGGGGCCGTGCTGATCGTGTCACCCGTCAAGACCCCGGAGAAGCAACAGGGCTTCACCTCGGCATTCAAAGGCGCGGTTTCCATGCCGTCGCTCGCTTACGGAGAATACAAACTTTCGGTGTCGTTCATCGGCTACAACAACCTTGACACGACGTTTCGGGTTTCGGCCCCGAAACTCAATCTCGGCGTGCTGAAACTCAAACCGGGCGTGCAGATCGAGACGGTCGTCAAGGAGGCCAAGGCGCTGCGCACCTCGCAGAAAGGCGATACGGTGAGCTATAACGCCGGAGCGTTCAAGGTCGTCGCCGACGCCGATGTCGAAGGACTGCTGAAAAAAATGCCCGGCATCACCGTTACCGACGGTACGGTCGAGGCGCAGGGCGAAACGGTCAAGAAGATCTTCGTCGATGGCAAAGAGTTCTTCGGCGAGGATGTCACTACGGCCATCAAATCGCTTCCGGCCGAGGCCGTCGATCGCGTGGAGGTCTATAACAAACTCTCCGACGCGGCCGAATTTTCGGGCATGGACGACGGCGAGGGCTACAAGGCGCTCAACATCGTCACCCGTCCGGGCATGCGGCAGGGGCAGTTCGGCAAGCTCTATGCCGGATTCGGATACGATGCCGACACCGAGACCGAGGACAAATTCAAATACATCGCCGGCGGCAATGCCAACATATTCAGCGGCGACAGCCGCATTTCGCTCATCGGGCTGTTCAACAACGTCAACCAACAGAATTTCTCGTTCGAGGACATTTTGGGCGTTTCGGGCAGCGGAGGCGGCGGACGCCGCGGCAGCGTGGGCCAGTACATGATGCGTCCGCAGAGCGGCGTGGCGACGGTCAACGCCATCGGCATCAACTACTCCGACTCGTGGGGCAAGCGCGACCAGGTGACGTTCCAGGGCAGCTATTTCTTCAACAACACCAATACCGAGAACCGTTCGACGGTGGAAAAGTGGTACGAGGCTCCGATGCGTCTCGATACGTTGATGACCAACGGCTATTCCGACACGAAGGGCTACAACCACCGGTTCAACGCCCGTCTGGAGTGGAAGATTTCCGAGAATCAGAACCTGATGATCCGTCCGCGTTTCAGCTACCAGTCCAACGACCCGTGGAGCCGCACGACCGGATGGCAGTTCGGCGCCCCCGCCGACGGCGGCAGCGGTTACAGCCGTACGGACAATTTCAGCGACGCCCTGCGCCACGGCTACAACGTGGGGACGAGCGCCGTTTACCGGGCCAAGCTGGGTAAGAACGGCCGCACGATCACCCTCGACGGTTCGTTCAGCTACTCGGACAACACGAACAATTCGAACTCGTGGTCGAACGTTCTCGGCACCCTGCCCGACCGGCCGGCGATCGACCCGGCAACCGGCGTCTGGAACCCGGAGAATTACACCGAACTGCGCTACCTGCGCAATTTGGCGCCTTCGTCGTCGTACAGCCTGCGAGGCAGCCTCACCTATACCGAACCTGTGGCCAAGTACGCGCAGGTGAGCTTCCAGTACCGCGTGTCCTATAACTCGCAGGAGCGCGACAAGCGTTCCTACATCACGGGCGACGACTTCTCGATCGCCGGGCTTATCCCCGACCGTTCGCTGTCGAACTCCTATGAAAGCGGCTATCTGACGCAGAGCGTGGGCCCCGGCTTCCGTTTTTCGAAGGAGCGCAACACGTTCATCGCCAACGTCTACTACCAGCGTTCGGCCCTCGACGGACAGATCGTGCGCGACGATGCCGAGAAGATCAAACATGCCTACAACAACGTGACCTATTTCATGATGGGGCAGTTGAACATCAACCGCGAAAACTCGCTGAGGCTCTTCGTTTCCTCCTACACCGACAGCCCGTCGATCACCGATTTGCAGAGCGTTTACGACGTTTCCGACGCCCAAAATATCACCCACGGTAATCCGAATCTGAAACCGACCTATTCGCACCGGGTGAATTTCCACTACACCAACTCCAACGTCGAGAAGGGCCGGACTTTCATGTGGATGTTCTCGATGAATACGACGCTGGATTACACGGCTTCGCACCTGGTGCAGCGGCCCGGTGACATCACCATCGACGGACAGCTCTATACGCCTAATTTCTACTCGACGACCACCAACCTCGACGGTTACTGGCAGTTGCGGACCCACCTGAGCTACGGACTGCCGATCGGGTTCCTCAAATCGAATTTCAACGTCATGGCAGGCGTCGTCTACACCAAGACCCCCAGCATGCTGGGCGGCACGGTGGACGCTGCGACCGGCATGATTTCGGGCGGAGATCGCAACGACACCAAGAATATGGGTTATGATTTCCGGGCCGTGCTGGGCAGCAACATTTCGGAGAACGTCGACTTCACCCTCTCGTGGAACGGCACCTACAACGAGGCGACCAACTCGCTGAACACGGACAAGTCGAAGAACCGCTATTTCAACCACACGGCGCAGGGCAACCTGAAAGTGGTCTTCCCGCTGGGCTTCACCTTCACGGCGAGCGCGGCCTACTCGCAGTATATCGGTTTCACGAACGATTACTCGGAAGATTACCTGCTCTGCAACGCATGGCTGGGCAAAAAGGTCTTCAGGAACAAGCGCGGCGAGGTGATGATCGGTGTCAACGACCTTCTCAACCAGAACCGGGCCTTCTCGCGCACGACGGGTTCGGGCTATACGCAGAACTCCACCAACAGCGTCATCGGACGTTACTACATGGTGCAGTTCACCTACAACCTGCGCCGCTTCGGCAAGAAAGGTTCGCGCAATCTCAAAGATTACGGCGTGGAGCAGCAGTCCGGCAGCCAGCGCCGCATGGGTCCCGGCGGTCCCGGCGGACCTCCCCCGGGAGGTTTCCACGGTGGAGGCCCCGGAGGATTTTAG
- a CDS encoding LytR/AlgR family response regulator transcription factor, with the protein MKALIIEDETAAARNLAAILRQEEPSMEIVATLESVAESIEWLRANPQPDLLFMDIHLADGDSFRIFDAVEITAPVIFTTAYDRYALEAFKVNSIDYLLKPLNTDDVRRALAKLRRLTSTERSDYGSRVRTMAVRRHEDVFLVHVRDRIIPLRREQIAFCYTFNEKVTAYGYDGTAYPLDKTLEALQALLPEADFFRANRQFIIARRAVKEIAVWFGSRLTLHLTVETPERIVISKARAPEFKEWLKSVHPVE; encoded by the coding sequence ATGAAAGCCCTGATTATCGAAGACGAAACCGCCGCCGCGCGCAACCTCGCGGCGATACTCCGTCAGGAAGAGCCCTCGATGGAGATCGTGGCGACGCTGGAAAGCGTCGCCGAGAGCATCGAATGGCTGCGTGCGAACCCCCAGCCCGACCTGCTGTTCATGGACATCCACCTGGCCGACGGCGATTCGTTCCGCATTTTCGATGCCGTGGAGATCACCGCTCCGGTCATTTTCACCACGGCCTACGACCGGTACGCCCTCGAAGCGTTCAAGGTCAACAGCATCGACTATCTGCTCAAACCGCTCAATACGGACGACGTTCGCCGCGCCCTCGCCAAACTGCGCCGCCTGACCTCCACCGAGCGCAGCGACTACGGTTCACGTGTCCGCACGATGGCCGTCCGCCGTCACGAGGATGTCTTCCTGGTGCATGTGCGCGACCGGATCATCCCCCTCCGGCGCGAACAGATCGCTTTCTGCTATACGTTCAACGAGAAGGTCACGGCCTACGGCTACGACGGCACGGCCTACCCGCTGGATAAGACCCTCGAAGCGTTGCAGGCCCTGCTGCCCGAGGCCGATTTCTTCCGGGCCAACCGCCAGTTCATCATCGCACGCCGCGCGGTGAAGGAGATCGCCGTGTGGTTCGGGAGCCGCCTCACGCTGCACCTTACGGTCGAAACGCCCGAGCGGATCGTCATATCCAAGGCCCGGGCCCCCGAATTCAAGGAGTGGCTGAAGTCGGTTCACCCTGTCGAATAG
- a CDS encoding histidine kinase, with translation MKLQPKYADLILNLLVAVAISLVVNFSYVLLMLVDLNSDNQPRPAGERIVERTDEGVLAVHPDGYGYLVYENGDSVYVPSRRMRWLGIAPGDRIVADLVLPRSENAHPMLAEVRSHNGEEFDYGKLYNGPSKSTELLLQLFYYLVVSFVMLSILTSVRRNYSMARFVRRCLWCCAAAVALYCVAPVTEWHTGRIQMNFMGGRMFDYMLLLKCSFAVVVSMLYGRIYVLISQRQAVVVENERLKNENLTTRYNMLVGQINPHFFFNSLNSLAMLVREKHDEKALTYIDQLSYTFRYIIQNGQSMLMTLDEELKFLEAYSYLFKIRYADKLFFDVDVDEKYLGWKLPAFSLQPLIDNAVKHNSITRSNPFHISVRTEGDRLVVSNPKVPKLEPEPSTGIGLENLRNRWHLITGRSIEIDDDGRTFTVRMPLQNPTAG, from the coding sequence ATGAAATTGCAGCCCAAATACGCCGATCTGATTCTGAATCTGCTGGTCGCCGTGGCGATCAGCCTGGTGGTCAATTTCTCCTACGTGCTGCTGATGCTCGTGGACCTGAACAGCGACAACCAGCCCCGGCCTGCCGGCGAACGGATCGTGGAGCGGACCGACGAAGGTGTGCTCGCGGTGCATCCCGACGGGTACGGCTACCTCGTCTACGAGAACGGCGACAGCGTTTACGTCCCTTCGCGGCGCATGCGCTGGCTGGGCATCGCCCCCGGCGACCGCATCGTGGCCGATCTGGTGCTGCCTCGTTCCGAAAATGCCCATCCGATGCTGGCGGAGGTCCGCAGCCACAACGGCGAGGAGTTCGATTACGGCAAACTCTACAACGGCCCTTCGAAGAGTACGGAACTGCTGCTGCAACTGTTCTATTACCTCGTCGTGTCGTTCGTCATGCTCTCGATCCTGACCTCCGTGCGCCGCAACTACTCGATGGCCCGCTTCGTGCGGCGTTGCCTGTGGTGCTGCGCGGCCGCCGTGGCGCTCTACTGCGTGGCTCCGGTCACCGAGTGGCACACGGGCCGTATCCAGATGAATTTTATGGGCGGACGGATGTTCGACTACATGCTGCTGCTGAAATGTTCGTTCGCCGTGGTGGTGTCGATGCTTTACGGGCGTATCTACGTGCTGATCTCGCAGCGGCAGGCCGTCGTCGTGGAGAACGAACGTCTCAAAAACGAAAATCTCACCACGCGCTACAACATGCTCGTCGGGCAGATCAACCCCCATTTCTTCTTCAACTCGCTCAACTCGCTGGCGATGCTCGTGCGCGAAAAGCACGACGAGAAGGCGCTGACCTACATCGACCAGCTCTCGTACACGTTCCGCTACATCATCCAGAACGGCCAGAGCATGCTGATGACGCTCGACGAGGAGCTGAAATTCCTCGAAGCGTACAGCTATCTATTCAAGATACGCTATGCCGACAAGCTCTTTTTCGATGTCGATGTCGATGAGAAGTACCTCGGGTGGAAACTCCCGGCCTTCTCGCTGCAACCGCTGATCGACAACGCCGTCAAACACAATTCGATCACCCGCAGCAATCCGTTCCACATCTCGGTGCGCACCGAGGGCGACCGGCTGGTGGTCTCGAATCCCAAGGTTCCGAAGCTCGAACCCGAACCCTCGACCGGCATCGGATTGGAGAACCTGCGCAACCGCTGGCATCTGATCACGGGCCGCAGTATCGAGATTGACGACGACGGCCGGACCTTCACCGTGCGTATGCCGCTGCAAAACCCCACTGCCGGATGA
- a CDS encoding gamma carbonic anhydrase family protein has translation MALIRKVRGHEPVIGENTFLAETAVILGDVTIGRDCSIWYNAVLRGDVNRIVIGDRTNIQDGVVLHTIYDKAKHPSQTIIGNDVSVGHNAIIHGAVIGDNCLIGMGATLLDNAHIPSGCIIAANALVLSNAQLEPNSVYAGVPAKKVKEVTEEQREEIIRRTARDYMLYASWYKEDE, from the coding sequence ATGGCACTTATACGAAAAGTCCGCGGGCATGAGCCCGTAATCGGTGAAAACACCTTTCTGGCCGAAACGGCCGTCATTCTGGGCGACGTGACCATCGGCCGCGACTGTTCGATCTGGTATAACGCCGTACTGCGCGGCGATGTGAACCGGATCGTCATCGGCGACCGCACGAACATCCAAGACGGCGTAGTGCTCCACACCATCTACGACAAGGCGAAGCACCCTTCGCAGACGATCATCGGCAACGACGTTTCGGTGGGCCACAACGCCATCATCCACGGCGCGGTCATCGGGGACAACTGCCTAATCGGCATGGGCGCCACCCTGCTGGACAACGCCCATATCCCCTCGGGCTGCATCATTGCGGCCAACGCGCTGGTGCTCTCCAATGCGCAGCTGGAACCTAATTCGGTCTATGCGGGCGTTCCGGCCAAAAAGGTCAAGGAGGTGACCGAAGAACAGCGCGAGGAGATCATCCGCCGCACGGCCCGCGACTATATGCTTTACGCATCGTGGTATAAGGAGGACGAATAA
- the mazG gene encoding nucleoside triphosphate pyrophosphohydrolase: protein MEKDKRLAATARLLEVMNTLRRECPWDREQTFDSLRSNTIEETYELADAITDHNMEGIKEELGDLLLHVVFYSKLGEEEGAFDFGDVANALCDKLIYRHPHVYGDIHANTPSEVIENWEALKLRKKKSKSGTLGGVPRSLPAMVKAYRVGEKAAGAGFDWEKKEDVWDKVREELGEVEAEMKSGNKTDLEGEFGDLLFSLVNACRLYGVDPESALERTNKKFMRRFNYMEEQAAAKGHTLHEMSLDDMERLWQEAKQA, encoded by the coding sequence ATGGAAAAAGACAAACGTTTGGCGGCTACGGCCCGTCTTTTGGAGGTGATGAACACGCTGCGCCGCGAATGTCCCTGGGACCGCGAGCAGACTTTCGATTCGTTGCGCAGCAACACCATCGAGGAGACCTACGAACTGGCCGACGCCATCACCGATCACAATATGGAGGGCATCAAGGAGGAGCTGGGCGACCTGCTCCTGCACGTGGTGTTCTATTCGAAGCTGGGCGAAGAAGAGGGTGCGTTCGATTTCGGAGACGTGGCCAATGCCCTGTGCGACAAACTGATCTACCGTCATCCGCACGTCTACGGCGACATTCACGCCAACACGCCCTCCGAGGTCATCGAGAACTGGGAGGCGCTGAAACTCCGCAAGAAGAAGAGCAAGAGCGGCACGTTGGGCGGTGTTCCGCGGTCGCTCCCGGCGATGGTCAAAGCCTACCGTGTCGGCGAGAAGGCCGCGGGAGCGGGTTTCGACTGGGAGAAGAAGGAGGATGTCTGGGACAAGGTCCGCGAGGAGCTGGGCGAGGTCGAGGCCGAGATGAAGTCGGGGAATAAAACCGACCTCGAAGGAGAGTTCGGCGACTTGCTGTTCTCGCTCGTCAACGCCTGCCGCCTCTACGGCGTGGACCCCGAATCGGCGCTGGAGCGCACGAACAAGAAGTTCATGCGGCGCTTCAATTACATGGAGGAACAGGCTGCCGCAAAGGGTCATACGCTTCACGAAATGTCGCTCGACGACATGGAGCGACTGTGGCAGGAGGCCAAACAGGCGTAA
- a CDS encoding beta-N-acetylhexosaminidase has product MKLRFLLLLAALLWGLLFASAQPAPKKTTLRAGHFTFGPGTTVAADSGLQPLARYAAEYLGCEVRNGVAGNGAVVLTLDAADGGNPEAYRLDITPEYIRIGGSTYGGVFNGVQQLFRLLPPEVYARKGVAAGTQVACAEIEDEPRFAYRGMMLDVARTWIDESKVKRYIDLFSYHNINKLHLHLSDDEGWRIEIKSHPELTEIGGFRGGDSPVRPVYGKWSEKYGGYFTQEEMRGLIRYAAERNIEIIPEIDLPGHSRNIASVHPEIRCNYPPDTVSTNGYDYRSAWCVAREANYALLEDILGELCELFPSEYIHVGGDEVEMTQWTRCPDCRTLMARLGTDDPRRLQDLFMERTAAILAAHGKRPAMWNEAVRTGAFTKACRVHGWESVKACLDATAKGYRTVVMPGEYFYFDMRQTPREDGHDWAAIFDAKKVYGFDFSGFTPEQMRRVEGLQGAFFSEAYVSHEPEKPDYLDYMLFPRVCALARIAWSNNGEGWDAYYKELKGKHYDRMAAMGIRFRLFPPRLSYKEGVFTASADDGSEIFYLTDGSAEEHRYTGPVRTAQPHRYRFFTRYKTARSPYAADKSYWRTVTPAVAITTSMGESEKFPYSNAEGYRGLSRTRRACRQQDWILYTFEQPVKCREMYLQTGNRQLPKTIVTTGYAEISYDGTRFEPAGELLMGSITLHPERAVKAVRIVSTCDDNGTPYVTIQPPVVKPRL; this is encoded by the coding sequence ATGAAACTACGATTTCTGCTGCTCCTCGCGGCACTTCTCTGGGGACTCCTTTTCGCTTCGGCGCAGCCCGCACCGAAAAAGACTACGCTCCGCGCCGGACACTTCACGTTCGGCCCCGGAACGACCGTCGCCGCCGACAGCGGATTGCAGCCGCTGGCCCGTTATGCCGCCGAATACCTCGGCTGCGAGGTCCGCAACGGCGTGGCGGGAAACGGAGCCGTCGTGCTGACGCTCGACGCGGCGGACGGCGGCAATCCCGAGGCGTACCGCCTCGACATCACGCCCGAATACATCCGCATCGGCGGCTCGACCTACGGCGGAGTCTTCAACGGCGTGCAGCAGTTGTTCCGGCTCCTGCCGCCCGAGGTCTATGCCCGGAAAGGCGTCGCCGCGGGAACGCAGGTCGCCTGCGCGGAGATCGAAGACGAGCCGCGTTTCGCCTACCGAGGAATGATGCTCGACGTGGCCCGCACGTGGATCGACGAATCTAAAGTGAAACGTTATATAGACTTGTTTTCCTATCATAATATCAATAAATTGCACCTACATCTTTCGGACGACGAAGGATGGCGCATCGAGATCAAGTCGCACCCCGAGCTGACGGAGATCGGCGGATTCCGCGGCGGCGATTCGCCCGTAAGGCCCGTATACGGCAAATGGTCAGAGAAATACGGCGGTTACTTCACGCAGGAGGAGATGCGCGGACTGATCCGCTACGCCGCCGAGCGGAATATCGAGATCATTCCCGAGATCGACCTCCCGGGACACAGCCGCAACATCGCCTCGGTGCATCCCGAAATCCGCTGCAACTACCCGCCCGACACGGTATCGACCAACGGATACGATTACCGTTCGGCGTGGTGCGTGGCCCGTGAAGCGAATTACGCGCTGTTGGAGGATATTTTGGGCGAGTTGTGCGAGCTGTTCCCCTCGGAGTATATCCATGTGGGCGGCGACGAGGTCGAAATGACCCAATGGACCCGCTGCCCCGACTGCCGGACGCTGATGGCGCGCCTCGGGACGGACGATCCGCGCCGGTTGCAGGACCTCTTCATGGAGCGGACGGCGGCGATCCTCGCGGCGCACGGCAAGCGGCCCGCGATGTGGAACGAAGCGGTGCGCACGGGAGCCTTCACGAAAGCGTGCCGCGTGCACGGCTGGGAGAGCGTGAAAGCCTGCCTCGACGCCACGGCGAAAGGGTACCGGACGGTGGTGATGCCGGGCGAATATTTCTATTTCGACATGCGCCAGACACCCCGCGAGGACGGCCACGACTGGGCGGCGATCTTCGATGCCAAAAAGGTCTACGGATTCGATTTCAGCGGATTCACCCCCGAGCAGATGCGCCGCGTCGAAGGGTTGCAGGGGGCGTTCTTCAGCGAAGCCTATGTTTCGCACGAGCCCGAGAAGCCCGACTACCTCGACTATATGCTCTTTCCGCGCGTCTGCGCCCTGGCGCGCATCGCGTGGAGCAACAACGGCGAGGGCTGGGACGCCTATTACAAAGAGCTGAAAGGGAAACATTACGACCGCATGGCGGCGATGGGGATTCGTTTCCGCCTCTTCCCGCCACGTCTGAGCTACAAGGAGGGGGTGTTCACGGCTTCGGCAGACGACGGTTCGGAGATCTTCTACCTCACGGACGGCTCTGCGGAGGAGCATCGCTACACGGGTCCGGTCCGCACCGCGCAGCCGCACCGATACCGCTTCTTCACCCGCTACAAGACGGCCCGGAGCCCCTATGCGGCCGACAAATCCTACTGGCGGACCGTCACGCCCGCCGTGGCGATCACGACCTCGATGGGCGAAAGCGAGAAATTTCCCTATTCGAATGCCGAAGGTTACCGCGGGCTGTCGCGGACGCGACGCGCCTGCCGGCAGCAGGACTGGATTCTCTACACGTTCGAACAGCCGGTGAAGTGCCGCGAGATGTACTTGCAGACGGGAAACCGCCAGCTGCCGAAGACCATCGTGACGACGGGTTACGCCGAAATCTCCTACGACGGCACCCGGTTCGAACCCGCCGGGGAGCTGCTGATGGGCAGCATCACACTGCATCCCGAACGCGCGGTGAAAGCCGTGCGGATCGTCTCGACCTGCGACGACAACGGCACGCCCTACGTCACGATTCAGCCTCCGGTCGTAAAACCACGACTCTGA